Proteins encoded by one window of Flagellimonas lutaonensis:
- a CDS encoding carbonic anhydrase family protein has protein sequence MITTTIDKETQSALTPDNVIDDLIQGNQRFVKDSMQARAYQKQRESTVSGQYPKAAVLSCIDSRVPVETIFDQGIGDLFVARVAGNFENTDILGSLEYSCKVAGSKLIFVLGHESCGAVKAACDGVELGNITPMLSNILPAVKLSAEQVDGEANSSNPDFVAKTVENNVKLTIERIRKRSPILKEMEEVGDIMIIGGVYSLSTGKVTLV, from the coding sequence ATGATCACTACCACAATTGACAAAGAAACACAGAGTGCCCTTACCCCTGATAATGTTATCGATGACTTGATTCAGGGCAACCAAAGGTTTGTAAAAGACTCTATGCAGGCAAGAGCCTACCAAAAACAGCGCGAAAGTACCGTGAGTGGGCAATATCCCAAAGCCGCAGTTTTATCGTGCATCGATTCAAGGGTGCCGGTAGAAACCATTTTTGACCAAGGCATAGGCGATTTGTTCGTGGCTCGTGTAGCGGGTAATTTTGAAAATACCGACATCTTGGGAAGCCTTGAGTACTCATGCAAGGTAGCCGGCAGCAAATTGATCTTTGTGTTGGGCCATGAATCATGTGGCGCAGTAAAGGCGGCATGCGATGGTGTCGAATTGGGCAATATCACCCCCATGTTGAGCAACATACTTCCCGCCGTCAAGCTTTCGGCCGAACAGGTCGATGGCGAGGCCAACTCATCAAATCCAGATTTTGTGGCCAAAACGGTCGAGAACAACGTGAAGCTGACCATTGAGCGAATTCGCAAAAGAAGCCCCATTCTCAAAGAAATGGAAGAGGTAGGCGACATAATGATCATTGGGGGCGTCTATTCGTTGTCAACGGGCAAAGTGACCCTTGTTTAA
- a CDS encoding SulP family inorganic anion transporter: MFKHIKGDLFGGITAGIVALPLALAFGVSSGLGPSAGLYGAIFISFFAALFGGTNTQISGPTAPMTAVSMVIIASILAVHDGDIEKALPIILAVFLLAGLMQIGLGIIGLGKYIKYIPYPVVSGFMTAIGVIILVTQILPAVGYYPKEDEEFVIQYKPMAEEVILENILKEEAGEGILVLENFEETINRAKLITEEDMMKEAKTLAAKDASGVIGTLKVLPRALKNINWLELALALATIIIIYGFKRITTAVPSTLVALIVVSGIAYGFGLDYRPIEQIPEGLPIPQLEIFTQFKLSAMTPYIFTALTLALLGAIDSLLTSVVADNMTNTKHKPNKELVGQGIGNSIAAIFGGIPGAGATIRTVVNIKSGGKTRLSGMIAGLLLLVILLALGPVASQIPAAVLAGILVTVGIGVMDYKGLKAIPYLPKDIKLGPLKLSSEVLIMLTVLILSSVWNLVYAVGIGLVIASLMFMKKIGDLTAKRSVVSTLREQTWSDERDFPEKLKEEVFIKHVKGPLFFGSTSDIQMLADQIPETAEAVIIRLDLMQYMDQSGLYAMEDILQDLKRNGITVLFVGLLDQPRYMMERIDIIPDLIPEEHIFENIDECIDWVRENIEDKY; encoded by the coding sequence ATGTTCAAACATATAAAAGGAGACCTCTTTGGAGGAATCACAGCAGGTATTGTAGCATTGCCACTGGCCCTTGCCTTTGGTGTAAGCTCAGGACTCGGCCCCAGTGCAGGTCTGTACGGTGCCATATTCATCAGCTTTTTTGCAGCCCTTTTTGGGGGCACCAACACGCAGATTTCAGGCCCGACAGCACCTATGACAGCCGTGAGTATGGTTATTATTGCCAGTATTTTGGCGGTACATGACGGTGATATAGAAAAAGCATTGCCCATTATTTTGGCGGTCTTTTTATTGGCTGGCCTGATGCAGATCGGTCTGGGTATTATCGGTTTGGGCAAATACATCAAGTACATTCCCTATCCCGTGGTTTCAGGGTTTATGACCGCCATTGGTGTCATTATCCTGGTTACCCAAATTTTGCCGGCTGTGGGTTATTATCCCAAAGAAGATGAAGAATTTGTAATCCAATACAAACCAATGGCGGAGGAGGTTATCCTTGAAAATATTTTAAAAGAAGAGGCCGGTGAAGGAATATTGGTTTTGGAAAACTTTGAGGAAACCATTAATAGGGCAAAATTGATTACTGAAGAAGATATGATGAAAGAGGCCAAAACCCTGGCAGCCAAAGATGCTTCCGGCGTTATTGGTACCCTAAAGGTATTGCCAAGGGCCCTCAAGAACATCAATTGGCTCGAACTGGCCTTGGCTTTGGCCACTATAATCATCATTTATGGGTTCAAGAGAATAACCACAGCTGTACCCAGTACTTTGGTGGCCTTGATCGTAGTTTCCGGCATTGCTTACGGATTTGGGCTCGATTATCGCCCCATAGAACAAATACCTGAGGGCTTGCCCATTCCGCAGTTAGAGATTTTTACCCAGTTCAAACTCTCTGCCATGACGCCCTACATATTTACAGCCCTTACGTTGGCTCTGTTGGGCGCCATCGACTCGTTGTTGACCTCGGTGGTTGCCGACAACATGACGAACACCAAGCACAAACCCAACAAAGAATTGGTCGGGCAGGGTATCGGTAACAGTATCGCAGCTATTTTTGGCGGTATCCCCGGTGCAGGTGCGACCATACGTACCGTGGTAAATATCAAGTCGGGTGGCAAAACACGCCTGTCGGGTATGATTGCCGGTCTGTTGCTATTGGTCATTCTATTGGCCTTAGGGCCAGTAGCTTCCCAAATTCCGGCAGCAGTTTTGGCAGGCATTTTGGTAACGGTAGGTATCGGCGTGATGGATTATAAAGGATTAAAGGCCATTCCATATCTCCCCAAGGACATAAAATTGGGCCCCCTGAAACTCAGTTCAGAAGTCCTTATCATGTTGACGGTACTTATTTTATCGTCTGTCTGGAATTTGGTCTATGCCGTGGGCATCGGTCTGGTAATCGCCTCTTTGATGTTTATGAAGAAGATAGGCGACCTCACGGCAAAACGCTCTGTTGTGAGCACCTTGCGTGAGCAAACTTGGTCAGACGAGCGCGACTTCCCAGAAAAGCTAAAAGAAGAAGTTTTCATCAAACATGTCAAAGGACCCTTGTTCTTTGGATCTACCAGCGATATACAAATGTTGGCCGATCAGATTCCGGAAACGGCAGAGGCGGTTATCATCAGACTTGACCTGATGCAGTATATGGATCAATCGGGTCTTTATGCCATGGAAGACATTTTGCAAGACCTAAAGCGAAACGGTATTACCGTTTTGTTCGTTGGCCTACTGGATCAACCCAGATACATGATGGAACGTATCGATATCATTCCCGATTTAATCCCCGAAGAGCACATCTTTGAAAACATTGATGAATGTATCGATTGGGTAAGGGAAAATATAGAGGATAAATATTGA
- a CDS encoding phenylalanine--tRNA ligase subunit alpha, with the protein MINTIKEHLKKVESFDATSKDEIEAFRIQYLGKKGLLNAFFAEFRNVPNDQKKEFGQAINQLKNAATEKVNALKSSLSDSREKAGKYGDLTRPGEPIEIGARHPISIVKNQIIDVFSRIGFNVSEGPEIEDDWHNFTALNLPEYHPARDMQDTFFIQTDPDILLRTHTSSVQVRYMENHKPPIRTISPGRVYRNEAISARSHCFFHQVEGLYVDKNVSFADLKQTLQYFTSEMFGKSKIRLRPSYFPFTEPSAEVDVYWGLETETDYRMTKGTGWLEIMGCGMVDPNVLQNCGIDPEVYSGFAFGMGIDRIALLLYQIPDIRLLSENDVRFLEQFKSAL; encoded by the coding sequence ATGATCAATACCATAAAAGAACATTTGAAAAAAGTTGAAAGCTTCGATGCTACATCAAAAGATGAGATCGAAGCTTTCAGAATTCAATATCTGGGCAAAAAAGGGCTGTTGAACGCATTCTTTGCCGAGTTCAGAAATGTGCCCAATGATCAGAAAAAAGAATTTGGTCAAGCAATCAACCAGTTGAAAAACGCGGCCACTGAAAAGGTCAATGCACTAAAGAGCTCTTTAAGCGATTCAAGAGAAAAGGCCGGTAAGTATGGTGACCTTACCCGGCCCGGCGAACCCATTGAAATTGGTGCCCGGCACCCTATTTCAATAGTAAAAAACCAGATTATCGATGTTTTTTCGAGAATTGGCTTCAATGTGTCAGAAGGGCCCGAAATAGAGGATGACTGGCATAATTTCACGGCATTGAACCTGCCCGAGTACCACCCTGCCCGCGATATGCAGGATACTTTTTTCATTCAAACCGACCCTGATATCTTGTTGCGCACCCATACTTCATCGGTACAGGTGCGGTATATGGAAAACCACAAACCCCCGATTCGAACGATTTCTCCGGGCCGCGTTTACCGAAATGAGGCCATATCGGCGCGTTCACATTGCTTTTTTCATCAAGTGGAAGGCCTCTATGTAGACAAAAACGTTTCATTTGCAGACCTGAAACAAACGCTGCAATATTTTACCTCAGAAATGTTCGGGAAGTCAAAAATACGTCTTCGCCCCTCTTATTTCCCGTTTACGGAGCCCAGTGCAGAGGTAGATGTTTACTGGGGGTTAGAGACCGAGACCGATTACCGCATGACCAAGGGTACGGGCTGGCTAGAGATTATGGGGTGTGGTATGGTTGACCCCAATGTGCTTCAGAACTGCGGTATTGACCCAGAAGTCTATTCTGGCTTTGCCTTTGGCATGGGCATTGACCGCATTGCCCTATTGTTGTACCAAATACCCGACATTCGTCTGTTGAGCGAAAATGATGTGCGGTTTCTAGAGCAATTCAAGAGTGCCCTATAG
- a CDS encoding YciI family protein, which produces MERLTYVLAMALLLTISCKQQKTAEIPPTEVASGKAEKSILELKEQLTSEGYQLFDYIDEETKDTILMQQYFMAFLKSGPVRSQSKAEADSLQRLHLAHLKRMYDEGFADISGPFGDEGEVRGITIYNVPTLQMADSLANLDPAVQAGRLAIEVRPWWAAKGYPLR; this is translated from the coding sequence ATGGAAAGATTGACATATGTACTTGCAATGGCCTTATTGCTGACAATTTCATGCAAACAGCAGAAAACAGCAGAAATACCGCCTACGGAAGTGGCTTCTGGAAAAGCCGAAAAGTCCATATTGGAGCTGAAGGAACAACTGACCTCTGAGGGGTACCAACTATTTGATTATATCGATGAAGAAACCAAAGACACCATTCTGATGCAACAATATTTCATGGCCTTTCTAAAGAGCGGTCCCGTACGTTCACAAAGCAAAGCAGAGGCCGATAGTCTTCAGCGCCTTCATCTTGCCCATTTGAAACGGATGTACGATGAAGGTTTCGCCGATATTTCAGGACCCTTTGGTGATGAAGGGGAGGTGCGCGGTATCACTATTTACAATGTGCCCACCTTACAAATGGCCGATAGCCTCGCAAACTTGGATCCAGCGGTTCAGGCAGGCCGATTGGCCATTGAGGTCAGGCCTTGGTGGGCGGCCAAGGGGTATCCGCTCCGTTGA
- a CDS encoding CYTH domain-containing protein, with amino-acid sequence MEHLEIERKFLVTSDAYKKEAQTQTRIVQGFLNTHPDRTVRVRVRDGKGFLAVKGASNQSGTTRFEWETEISASEAANLIDLCEGHILEKIRYAVPCGHHVFEVDEFLAENKGLVIAEVELAHEDEVFEKPSWLGKEVTGAIQYYNSQLTQNPYSQWKD; translated from the coding sequence ATGGAACACCTTGAAATCGAACGTAAATTTTTGGTGACCTCTGATGCTTACAAAAAAGAGGCCCAAACACAGACCAGAATTGTGCAGGGCTTCTTGAATACACACCCCGATCGAACAGTACGTGTAAGGGTCAGGGACGGTAAAGGATTCTTGGCCGTAAAAGGTGCCAGTAACCAATCGGGAACCACACGTTTTGAATGGGAAACCGAGATATCGGCTTCAGAGGCGGCCAATCTTATAGACCTTTGCGAGGGTCATATTTTAGAAAAGATACGGTATGCAGTGCCTTGTGGGCACCATGTTTTCGAGGTTGATGAATTTTTGGCCGAAAACAAAGGGCTCGTTATTGCCGAGGTTGAACTGGCCCATGAAGACGAGGTGTTCGAAAAACCCAGCTGGCTCGGAAAAGAAGTCACCGGGGCGATACAATATTACAATTCACAACTGACCCAAAACCCTTATTCGCAATGGAAAGATTGA
- the dinB gene encoding DNA polymerase IV — MEFDFPLRKIIHVDMDAFYASVEQHDNPELKGKPIAVGGGSKRGVVSAASYEARKFGVRSAMAGYLAKRNCPDLIFVKPRFDRYKEVSQQIRSIFFEYTDLVEPLSLDEAYLDVTENKKGNPSATLIAKEIREKIFERTGLTASAGISINKFIAKVASDYHKPNGQKTVNPEEVVEFLEDLDIRKFYGVGKVTAEKMYRLGIFTGKDLKAKTAEFLEANFGKSGTYYYHVVRGIHHSTVKPHRTPKSVGAERTFSENLSSEILMLERLENIANELERRLKKSKIAGKTITLKIKYSDFTLQTRSKTLPYFISDKALILETAKELLSQAPLQNSVRLLGISLANLNTGHKKNETKENSVSVQLKFEF; from the coding sequence ATGGAGTTTGATTTCCCGCTTCGAAAGATTATCCATGTCGATATGGATGCCTTTTATGCTTCAGTGGAGCAGCATGACAATCCGGAGCTGAAGGGAAAGCCTATCGCCGTGGGCGGGGGCTCTAAACGGGGAGTGGTCTCTGCCGCAAGCTACGAGGCCCGTAAATTTGGTGTACGCAGTGCCATGGCGGGTTATTTGGCCAAACGCAATTGCCCTGACCTGATATTTGTAAAACCCCGATTTGACCGATACAAGGAAGTTTCGCAACAGATACGCAGCATTTTTTTTGAATATACCGATCTTGTCGAGCCACTTTCACTGGATGAGGCTTATTTGGATGTCACGGAAAACAAAAAAGGAAACCCGTCGGCCACCTTGATTGCCAAGGAAATCCGCGAAAAAATCTTCGAACGCACCGGATTGACCGCCTCTGCAGGAATATCGATCAATAAGTTCATCGCCAAAGTGGCCAGCGATTACCATAAGCCCAACGGGCAGAAAACCGTAAATCCGGAAGAGGTGGTCGAATTCTTGGAAGATCTCGACATTCGAAAATTTTACGGTGTGGGCAAGGTCACTGCCGAAAAGATGTACCGCCTCGGCATTTTCACCGGCAAAGACCTCAAGGCCAAAACAGCTGAATTTTTGGAAGCCAATTTTGGTAAAAGCGGAACGTACTATTATCATGTGGTGCGCGGCATACACCACAGTACCGTAAAACCGCACCGCACCCCAAAATCTGTAGGGGCCGAGCGTACCTTCAGTGAAAATCTGAGCAGCGAAATCTTAATGTTGGAACGTCTTGAAAATATTGCCAACGAACTGGAGCGCCGACTGAAAAAATCAAAAATCGCCGGAAAAACCATCACCCTAAAAATTAAATACAGTGATTTTACTTTACAGACCCGCAGTAAGACACTGCCCTATTTTATTTCAGACAAAGCCCTGATTCTTGAAACGGCCAAAGAACTGTTATCCCAAGCCCCATTACAAAATTCGGTTCGTCTATTGGGCATTTCCCTGGCAAATTTGAACACTGGGCACAAAAAAAACGAGACCAAAGAAAATTCGGTTTCGGTTCAATTGAAATTTGAATTTTAA
- a CDS encoding TetR/AcrR family transcriptional regulator, whose amino-acid sequence MSTPDVALHILKTAGSLFYRNGYHNTGINEIIKHADIAKATLYNHFESKDAICIAYLEHRHRSFISALKSYAENVMLANLR is encoded by the coding sequence ATGTCTACCCCTGATGTTGCACTTCACATTCTTAAAACGGCTGGTTCTCTCTTTTATAGGAACGGATATCACAACACAGGAATCAACGAAATCATCAAGCACGCCGATATAGCCAAGGCTACACTTTACAATCATTTTGAGTCGAAGGATGCCATTTGTATCGCCTATCTCGAACACAGGCACCGTAGCTTTATTTCGGCATTGAAATCGTATGCAGAAAACGTTATGTTGGCAAACCTGCGTTGA
- the pyk gene encoding pyruvate kinase, producing MPTKKKTKIVATLGPATSKRETLKSMVEAGVDVFRINFSHANYDDVVERINMIRDLNEEMGTNTAILADLQGPKLRVGVMGGEVVVAPGDEILFVTGEPFEGNAERVYMNYKDFPKDVKPGERILLDDGKLIFEVLSSNGKDEVRAKVIQGGPLKSKKGVNLPNTNISLPALTEKDIKDAVFAIKQEVDWIALSFVRHSQDLIDLQNLIKENSEHKIPIIAKIEKPEAVENIDKIVAYCDGLMVARGDLGVEVPAQEVPLIQKQLVLRAKKARIPVIIATQMMETMITSLTPTRAEVNDVANSVMDGADAVMLSGETSVGNYPVQVIEKMTSILQSVESSSLITVPQNPPHIRTNRYITKSVCYHAALMANEIQAKAISTLTNSGYTAFQISAWRPSAHILVFTSNKRILTQLNLLWGVKAFYYDKFVSTDETIEDVNAIACKKGFLEVGDMLISLAAMPIKAKGMVNTLRVTEIESCSF from the coding sequence ATGCCAACTAAAAAAAAGACCAAGATTGTTGCAACTTTAGGGCCGGCCACGAGCAAACGTGAAACGCTTAAAAGTATGGTAGAGGCGGGAGTCGATGTATTTCGTATAAATTTCTCCCATGCCAATTATGATGATGTGGTCGAAAGAATCAATATGATTCGTGACCTCAATGAAGAGATGGGGACCAATACGGCAATTTTGGCCGATTTGCAAGGTCCGAAGCTGCGTGTGGGGGTAATGGGCGGCGAGGTCGTCGTGGCCCCGGGCGACGAAATTTTGTTTGTAACGGGCGAACCTTTTGAGGGCAATGCCGAAAGGGTCTACATGAACTACAAAGATTTTCCGAAGGATGTAAAACCCGGTGAACGGATACTTCTTGATGATGGAAAATTGATTTTTGAGGTGTTGTCGTCCAATGGAAAGGATGAGGTGCGCGCCAAGGTCATACAAGGCGGCCCGCTCAAATCAAAAAAGGGGGTCAATCTTCCGAATACCAACATTTCGCTGCCAGCACTGACTGAAAAAGACATAAAAGATGCTGTTTTTGCCATCAAACAAGAAGTAGACTGGATCGCCCTTTCTTTTGTTCGACACAGTCAAGACCTCATCGACCTTCAAAATCTGATAAAGGAAAACTCTGAACACAAGATACCCATCATCGCCAAAATAGAGAAACCAGAGGCCGTTGAGAACATCGACAAAATTGTGGCCTATTGTGATGGGCTTATGGTCGCCCGTGGCGATCTTGGGGTAGAGGTGCCCGCACAAGAAGTGCCCCTCATTCAAAAGCAGTTGGTATTGCGTGCCAAAAAGGCCCGAATACCGGTCATTATCGCCACCCAGATGATGGAAACCATGATTACCAGTTTGACCCCGACAAGGGCCGAGGTGAACGACGTGGCCAACTCAGTAATGGACGGTGCCGATGCCGTGATGTTGTCAGGTGAGACATCGGTTGGCAATTACCCCGTGCAGGTAATCGAAAAAATGACAAGCATCCTACAAAGTGTTGAAAGCTCAAGTCTGATAACCGTTCCACAGAACCCGCCCCATATACGCACAAACCGTTATATTACCAAATCGGTCTGTTATCATGCTGCATTAATGGCCAATGAAATACAGGCAAAGGCCATTTCTACCCTAACAAACAGTGGTTATACGGCTTTTCAGATTTCGGCATGGCGGCCTAGTGCCCACATACTGGTCTTTACATCCAACAAGCGCATACTCACACAATTGAACCTTTTATGGGGCGTTAAGGCTTTTTATTACGACAAATTTGTTTCTACCGACGAAACCATTGAAGACGTGAATGCCATCGCATGCAAGAAAGGCTTTCTTGAAGTAGGCGATATGTTGATCAGCTTGGCGGCCATGCCCATAAAAGCTAAGGGAATGGTGAACACCCTACGTGTTACAGAGATTGAAAGCTGTAGTTTCTGA
- a CDS encoding IPExxxVDY family protein yields MLTTHKISADQFYDSFELIAVHSSLDDYAMAYVLNKHLGLRLKRNKSDHQIGQGATYPVFGFFDEVSDFEYTLFRNKCMVVGDDSAEGLFKFNAPVQKHYLVQEKKEVDYLLKINADGDVAVDQIIREINAIPNIITAYRLNVDLLKSKANLIF; encoded by the coding sequence ATGTTGACGACACATAAGATATCGGCGGATCAGTTCTATGATTCATTCGAGTTGATCGCAGTGCACAGCAGCTTGGATGATTATGCGATGGCCTACGTCTTGAACAAACATTTAGGGCTTCGGCTGAAGCGCAACAAAAGCGACCACCAAATAGGGCAGGGGGCTACCTATCCGGTGTTTGGGTTTTTTGACGAGGTGAGCGATTTTGAATATACCTTGTTCAGAAACAAGTGCATGGTGGTGGGCGACGATTCTGCCGAGGGTCTTTTCAAGTTCAACGCCCCTGTTCAAAAACATTATTTGGTCCAAGAAAAGAAAGAAGTTGATTACTTGTTGAAAATAAATGCTGATGGTGATGTAGCGGTCGATCAAATCATAAGAGAAATAAATGCCATCCCCAATATCATCACAGCGTACCGATTGAATGTTGATCTATTAAAATCGAAAGCAAACCTAATTTTTTGA
- the rnc gene encoding ribonuclease III: MKFSTKIFNSHSKADGDFFLEMKKILGFKPKNINIYKKAFLHRSLNKKDLNGNPLNYERLEFLGDAMLGTIISKHLYNEVPDGDEGYLTKMRSKIVSRKHLNELGRDLKLLNLVESRIPKSHFGENIHGNVFEAVIGAIYLDRGYHYCEKFINQRVIEPYVDIEQLEGKVISYKSLVIEWCQKQKKNFHYDVYEDTGNDELKHFAVKLSIEDRIAAKARATSKKKAEEKASKRAYFALQNKIEATQS; this comes from the coding sequence ATGAAGTTTTCGACCAAAATATTCAATTCCCATTCGAAGGCGGATGGGGATTTTTTTTTGGAAATGAAAAAGATACTGGGCTTTAAGCCCAAGAATATCAATATTTACAAGAAAGCGTTCTTGCACCGGTCGCTTAACAAAAAAGACTTGAACGGCAATCCGTTGAATTATGAGCGCCTCGAGTTTTTGGGCGATGCCATGCTCGGCACAATTATTTCAAAACATCTTTACAACGAGGTGCCCGATGGCGATGAGGGCTATTTGACCAAAATGCGTTCGAAGATCGTAAGCAGAAAGCACCTCAACGAGCTTGGAAGAGATCTGAAGCTACTGAATCTTGTTGAAAGCCGCATACCAAAATCCCACTTTGGCGAGAACATACATGGCAATGTCTTCGAGGCGGTGATAGGGGCCATTTATTTAGATAGGGGCTACCATTATTGTGAAAAGTTCATCAACCAGCGGGTCATAGAGCCCTACGTTGATATTGAGCAACTTGAGGGCAAGGTGATCAGTTACAAAAGTTTGGTGATCGAGTGGTGCCAGAAACAGAAAAAGAACTTTCATTACGATGTGTACGAAGATACCGGAAATGACGAACTGAAGCATTTTGCGGTAAAGCTTTCCATCGAAGACAGGATAGCTGCAAAGGCTAGGGCCACATCAAAGAAAAAGGCAGAGGAGAAAGCATCAAAAAGGGCTTATTTTGCCCTTCAGAACAAGATTGAGGCGACCCAGTCATAG
- the fabF gene encoding beta-ketoacyl-ACP synthase II, translating into MQLKRVVVTGLGALTPIGNNVEAYWDGLKNGKSGSAPITYFDTEKFKTKFACELKGYNPEDHFDRKEARKLDRFAQYALVSTEEAIKDSGLDLDKVDKFKVGVVWGAGIGGLETFQNEMINYAEGDGTPRFNPFFIPKMIADIAPGNISIKYGFMGPNYTTVSACASSANALIDALNYIRLGHCEVVVTGGSEAAVTIAGMGGFNAMHALSTRNDSPETASRPFDATRDGFVLGEGAGALILEEYEHAKARGAKIYAEVIGGGLSSDAYHMTAPHPEGIGVVKVMENCLENAGIKPEEVDAINTHGTSTPLGDVAELKAISKVFGDHAHKININSTKSMTGHLLGAAGAIEAIASILAMEHNLVPPTINHSVVDENIDPKFNLTLNKAQAREVNVAMSNTFGFGGHNACVLFRKIS; encoded by the coding sequence ATGCAGTTAAAGCGAGTTGTAGTTACCGGTTTGGGGGCCTTGACCCCGATTGGCAACAATGTTGAAGCCTATTGGGACGGATTGAAGAATGGAAAAAGTGGCTCTGCCCCCATTACATATTTTGACACTGAAAAGTTCAAGACCAAGTTTGCATGCGAGTTGAAAGGGTATAACCCAGAAGACCATTTCGACCGTAAGGAAGCACGCAAACTCGACCGTTTTGCCCAATATGCCCTAGTGTCTACCGAAGAGGCAATCAAAGATTCAGGCTTGGATCTTGATAAAGTCGACAAATTCAAAGTAGGGGTTGTTTGGGGCGCCGGTATCGGAGGGCTTGAGACGTTTCAGAACGAAATGATTAACTACGCCGAAGGCGATGGCACACCACGTTTCAATCCATTTTTTATTCCAAAGATGATAGCAGATATTGCCCCTGGCAATATCTCGATCAAGTATGGCTTCATGGGGCCAAACTATACCACGGTATCGGCCTGTGCCTCATCTGCCAATGCGCTGATAGATGCCCTCAACTACATTCGGTTGGGCCATTGCGAAGTGGTGGTAACAGGCGGTAGTGAAGCTGCCGTGACCATTGCTGGCATGGGTGGTTTCAACGCCATGCACGCCCTATCGACAAGAAATGACAGTCCTGAAACGGCTTCAAGGCCCTTTGACGCGACAAGGGATGGTTTTGTACTGGGCGAAGGAGCTGGAGCCCTGATACTGGAAGAATACGAACATGCCAAGGCAAGGGGCGCCAAAATCTATGCCGAAGTGATCGGTGGCGGACTTTCAAGTGATGCCTATCACATGACGGCACCACACCCTGAAGGCATAGGAGTGGTCAAGGTGATGGAAAATTGTCTTGAAAATGCCGGCATCAAACCAGAAGAGGTCGATGCCATCAATACGCACGGCACATCGACACCGTTGGGTGATGTTGCCGAGCTGAAGGCCATATCAAAAGTCTTTGGCGACCACGCACATAAAATAAATATCAATTCGACCAAGTCTATGACGGGCCACCTCTTGGGTGCTGCGGGTGCTATAGAGGCCATTGCCTCCATTTTGGCAATGGAGCATAATTTGGTGCCACCGACTATAAACCACAGTGTGGTCGACGAAAACATAGACCCAAAGTTTAACTTGACTTTGAATAAGGCACAGGCCCGTGAGGTCAATGTCGCCATGAGCAATACATTTGGCTTTGGCGGCCACAATGCCTGCGTACTTTTTAGAAAAATCAGTTAA
- a CDS encoding acyl carrier protein produces MSDIASRVKAIIVDKLGVDENEVVPEASFTNDLGADSLDTVELIMEFEKEFDIQIPDDQAENIATVGQAISYIEEAK; encoded by the coding sequence ATGTCAGACATTGCATCAAGAGTTAAGGCCATTATCGTTGATAAACTCGGTGTTGACGAAAACGAAGTAGTACCAGAAGCAAGCTTCACCAACGATTTGGGTGCAGATTCTTTGGACACTGTTGAACTTATTATGGAGTTTGAGAAAGAATTCGATATTCAAATTCCTGATGACCAGGCCGAGAACATTGCCACGGTTGGTCAAGCCATTAGCTATATAGAAGAAGCAAAGTAA
- the purN gene encoding phosphoribosylglycinamide formyltransferase yields the protein MKKLVVFASGSGTNAENIIKYFESGPLARVSCVLTNKSEAAVLQRCDRLGIPALYFNRHAFRAGAVLNMVRSENPDLIVLAGFLWKIPAGFIEAFPDRIINIHPALLPKYGGKGMYGNKVHEAVKKNGERETGITIHYVNEQYDEGAIIHQAKTAIDQHDSVEAIAEKVHALEYEHYPRVIEKLLRNNG from the coding sequence ATGAAGAAACTGGTTGTTTTTGCCTCTGGTTCTGGCACCAATGCCGAGAACATCATCAAATATTTCGAATCGGGCCCATTGGCAAGGGTCTCGTGTGTCTTGACAAACAAATCTGAAGCAGCAGTGCTGCAACGGTGCGACCGTTTGGGCATACCGGCCCTTTACTTCAACAGACATGCCTTTCGGGCCGGGGCCGTGCTAAATATGGTACGGTCAGAAAATCCGGATTTGATCGTATTGGCAGGATTTTTATGGAAAATCCCGGCAGGTTTCATAGAGGCCTTCCCAGATAGGATCATCAACATACACCCGGCATTGCTTCCCAAATATGGGGGCAAGGGCATGTATGGCAACAAGGTGCACGAGGCCGTTAAGAAAAATGGCGAAAGAGAAACGGGCATCACCATTCACTATGTCAACGAACAGTATGATGAAGGGGCCATCATCCATCAGGCAAAAACAGCAATCGACCAGCACGATTCGGTAGAGGCCATTGCCGAGAAGGTTCATGCCCTAGAATACGAACACTATCCGAGAGTCATCGAAAAACTATTGCGAAACAATGGCTAA